CGTGGGCACCCGTAATGGATTGCGACCTGCGCTACATGGACCTGCTACTCTTCAACCGCTGGGGAGAACTCATCGCCGAATTGAAAGAACCCGCCGACCGTTGGGATGGCACTTACGGTGGCCAGCAATGTCCCATTGGTGTGTACGCATATAAATTACGCTATTCCAGCATTCGCTTGGATCAGGAACAGACCGAACGGTCGGAGGTGTTCGGACATGTGTCGCTGCTGCGGTAGAGGAGTGGTTCTTGAATATTTGATGTGAGCCTTTTGTCCGCAACAGTTCGAACCCATGTTGACGTAGGACCCGGATCAGCTCATCCGGTGTTATCGAAGGAGTAGTGGACATTACCACTAAAAGCCCACCACCATGGAGTACTCCAATGTGCGGCTATCGTCCGGTATCGGATCACCTTCTGCTTTTAATGTCTCCAGAAAAAGCTCAATGGCTTCTTTCGCCATGGCCATTGCGTGGTCAACATCATCACCATAGGTAATGCAACCGGGCAGTGCGGGCACGTTCACTGTGTAACCACCTTCGGGTTCATGTGTAAGTAGTATGCGATATGTGCGTTGGGTCATGATGATCCGAGGTTGCTAACAAAGTTACGCGTTTACGCCTTTTCCAACCTTCACCCCGTTCTCTGCCGCGATCTTCTTCTCAACCTCAGCAATAGCCCGTTCTGTCTTCAATAACGGATCCATTTCAATATTGGAATCATTACTAGGCAAAATCGTTAGTCATGAAGCGTTAGAGATACTACCGCAATAGCGACACATGGCCTTTCAGCTTCTCTTGACCAGAACATTCAGAAGATGATTGAAGAACGTAATAATACACTCCATCCGGAGCTGGCTCTCCTCCAGACGATCGACCATCCCATGACGTAGTTGCCGAATGCATCAGATCTCCCCATCTCGAATACACCTGCAAGTAATAGAGCGAACCCGATTGCATCGGGGCAAACTGATCATTAACCCCATCTCCGTTCGGAGTAAATACATTGACAACAACAGCGGGAGGATTCGCAGTGAGTTCGTTTAACTCCGCTGATGTAGCTGCCCCACTCACTCCATATTGGAAAGCTCCAATACACTGTGGTTGTACCTGAGCATTTGATGGCTCAACAAAGTATACGTCATTTCCGTTGAATGCGATCAGACGGATATCATCCACACAAGGCCCGGTTCGGATAGTCACTGCCCCTAAGACCCCATAGAATGGCATTTCCATTACTCCAATGGAATCTACGCCGATT
This genomic window from Flavobacteriales bacterium contains:
- a CDS encoding type II toxin-antitoxin system HicB family antitoxin; its protein translation is MTQRTYRILLTHEPEGGYTVNVPALPGCITYGDDVDHAMAMAKEAIELFLETLKAEGDPIPDDSRTLEYSMVVGF
- a CDS encoding gliding motility-associated C-terminal domain-containing protein, which gives rise to MLLFACFHYNYIRCQDVVYVVSGPWLYEFDPISCDTTYIGDTGIGFGDIALTPEGRLFGISSSYLYEIDRTTGMPELVTTIPAPFSGVSLVALDNEQLLFESWDSLCVIRTDGSFAVLGYIGYSASGDLTWYQGDLYMTAGYDALIRIRMSESQSGIIGVDSIGVMEMPFYGVLGAVTIRTGPCVDDIRLIAFNGNDVYFVEPSNAQVQPQCIGAFQYGVSGAATSAELNELTANPPAVVVNVFTPNGDGVNDQFAPMQSGSLYYLQVYSRWGDLMHSATTSWDGRSSGGEPAPDGVYYYVLQSSSECSGQEKLKGHVSLLR